GGCGTATGTCACCTCACCACTGACAAACCAATCCCGTTCGACCCCTATGAAGAGTGTCGATCAACGGGGGCGTTCATCATTGTAGACCGCCTAACCAGCTCGACTGCTGGGGCTGGTATGATTTCCTTTGGGCTCAGGCGCTCGCACAACGTCTCGGAGCAACGCTACGATACATCGCTGCAGCAACGGAGTGTTTTGAAAGGTCATCGGCCAGCGGTGCTTTGGATGACCGGGTTGTCTGGTGCTGGTAAATCCACCATTGCGAACCTTCTTGAGCAGCAAATGTGTGAACTTGGCATTCACGCATATGTGCTCGATGGAGATAACTTGCGGCGGGGCTTGAATCAGGACCTTGGGTTCACTGTTGAGGACAGAGTCGAGAATGTTCGGCGGGTTGCCGAGGTGGCAAAGCTGATGGCTGACGCGGGCATCGTCGTTATCGTAGCGCTGATCTCACCATTTGAGGCGGATCGGCGGATGGCTAAGGAGTTGATCGGAGCAGATACCTTTGTGGAGGTCTATGTAGAGGCCCCGCTTGAGACAGTCGAGGCACGTGACGTTAAAGGGCTCTATCAAAAGGCGAGGTCTGGAGAGATTCCGAATTTCACCGGCATCAATTCGCCCTATGATGCTCCAGAGCATCCTGACGTTCTTGTTCATTCTGCTACGCTAACTCCTCAAGAGTGTGCGCAGATAATCCTCGATTATCTCTTGCTAGATCGTAATCTTCGTTCGTTGTGAGGGTTTATATGCCGAGTAGCAGGGGTTCATAGCTGCGGCTGGGGCTACAGAATGGGTAAGGACGGTGCAGCCTTTGCGCCTTACAGTGATGTTCCCATAAGGTGGCAAATTGTAATGAATCGGGTTTTGTCGCGAAACGCCGTCCCCCTGTGGATAGCGGGCATGGGGATCACGAGAGAGTAGCTGATTCTGTCTGTTTCGGTGCGAGAGACATGCACTGGTGGCTGGTGTTCAATGAGTTCGGTGCCAGGGGCCTTCGGCTTGTGATTTCGGAGCGTCATGTGCTGTCGTCGGAGAGAAGTTGAACCATCGCAGAAGGTGCTTGTGGACTGTGGCAACTATGCTTGGTCAGGATGCGGCCTCTCATTATGACAACTGGTTCCGTTGCCTATCCGAAGGGTGGGATGCAAGTACGAACACGTATGACCGCGAAATTCCTCGTCCAGTTGGGCTACCATCCGGTCGTCTTGACAACTTCCGAGAGGGCTGCCCATATCGAGCACGAGGAGGGTTTCACTATTGAGGCGCCTGGCCGTGCGACGCACCGCGGACTGAGTCAAGAGTATGTACGTATGGCACATGCTCTCAGTGAGGCGGCAGAGTTTGTCATTGTCACGAATGCCGAATTGTGGCCTGCGCTTGAGTTGGCGCGAATTGATAGGTCTCTGATCTGGGATACGAACGAGTGCCAGAGTCTTCACTATTCGCGCTTGCCCGCTACTGGCTCTAATGTCCTCCGTAGATACATTTGGACCGTGATTGAAATGATGATGGCCCGACGTTCGAATACTATCGTCGCCATCAGTGATGCTGAAGCAGCTGAGTGGCGGTCGCGCCTGGGTCGCTACGAGAGGAAAGTCAGAGTGGTCGATCATGTTCCCTTTGTGCTTCCGCGAGATCATGAGAGAGCACGCTATGAATTGGACCGGCAGGTGCCTGAACTTGTTGGCAAACGGTCCTTGCTCTTCGTTGGTGGTGTCTCGGCAAAGCAGAACCTAGGAGCGATACGTTGGATCTCCTCCGAACTCGCTGGTTACCTAACCCCTGATGTCGTCATCGTGTTGTGCGGTTTCGATACGGAACAGTTCAGTAGCCCACCCCGAGCCGGTGCTAGGATCGTTGGATTGGGGGCCGTCGACGATGTAGACACCGTCATAGCTGGAGTTGACCTTTGCATTGCTCCCTTGACGTCCGGAGCCGGGATTAAGACCAAGGTATTGCATTATTTGTCACATGGACAGCGTGTCGTAGGAACGCCACTTGCATTCGAAGGGATCGGTTTGGCACCAGGCACCTACCAGACTGCGTTGGAAGGATTTGCTCCGCTGACAGTCGAGCTGCTCGGGGATATGGAGAGCAGCGAGGCGAGGCGAGAGCGGCGCAAACTCCAAGAGGAATGGGTCGCTGATCATCTTGGGACAGCTCGGATTTGTGAGCAATGGGCATCGATTCTGCCAGATTAGTACCGTGATGTTGTGGGCCCACTAATAGAGTTCTTCGGTTGGTGGTGACGAGGTATTGTGACACGTCACGGGTGAACCGCGGTAGTGATCCCGTTTGGGTGATCGGTTGAGACGCGAGGTCTCGACTGTTCAGATATCGTGAGGCTTTACGCCCGATGGACTTGTTGATGGTAGTGGGTGCTCTTGACTCACTCTGGTGAGACTGCCCACAGTTCAAGGTAGAGTCCTGCTGGCTTTTCATTACTCGCGCCCTTTGGGCACGCTCAAGGGGCCGCTCCCAGGCTCCACTTGGATGCGTCCGCAATCCCAAAGCATTTGTGATTGGCTTCGTTGCGGTAGAACCTGGCCCGGTCCAGTGACTATGCTCCTCTAACTCGTCGCGCTATCGTGACTACAGACTTGGCCATCGCGATCCCATCTTTGCCAACATTGACCACCGATCGCTCGTCGTGGTTCCACTCGATGCCGATTTCGGATACGATCACCGACATCTGTTGTGCGAACGCAATGATTTCGACGTCCCACGCAAATCCATTCTCGACTGACGACGCAAGCAACTTCTTCCAGATTACCGTAGGCGCTGCCTTGGCTCCGCATTGCGTGTCCCGAACTCCCTTGCAAACTAGAGTCCGCACCAACAGGTTAAAACTCCGTCCTGCGAGTTCTCGCTTGCGCGACTCCCGGACGCCCAGCCGCGACTCGGGCATTGCTCGTGATCCGATGGCAAGTCCGTTCGTTGCACGTGCAACTTCAATGATACGCGTGAGTTCCGTGAGCGGGGTAGCCAAGTCGACATCACAAAAGGCTGCTATGTCAGTGTTGCTTTGGCCGAGTCCATACCGGATCGCTGCACCCTTACCGAGATGAGGACGCGAAACTAGTCTAATGTCGTTCCTAGATCCTCGGCGTTCTATAAGCTTCTCCGCAATCTCACAGGTGGCGTCGGAGCTTCCATCGTCAACCATAACAAGGGTACTTGATTGCGGCCAGGATTCGATGTAGCTGGCAAGCTGATCAAAAGTTTCAGCAAGGCGAACCGATTCATTGTACATCGGCACAATAAGAGTGAGTGAGTGGGTTGAATTATTTCCAGGGAGATTATGATCATGCCGGCCAGACTGCATTGATAACGATTATACAGTAACCGTCCTTCAGGGAAGGTTAATGGCAAGGAAAATTTGGTATTCTACGCAAAACGAAAGTGTTGTCCTTGCGATAATCCTACGGCTGGCGATCGGTCGTTCTGTCGTTCACCAATCCTGGAGCTCAACTCAATCAGCTGGGGTCCAGGGCCTAACCTGCTAGCGTGGCTTTCCCACGCAACATGGACTGGCTTCCTGCAGGGCTCTCGAATGAAGCTAAACCAGTGAACCCCAAGCGATAGGATTCTGCGGATGGACATGTGATCTCAGCAGCACAAATGTTCGACAGCCAATCAATGTCATACGGCGATGGAAGGAGAATTGCTGCCCAGGCTGGCTCACGCCGACCAAACCATTGGAAAGGTCACTGAAGACGATCGGATGCAAAGGCGCTGGCAATATGCTGGCACAGGTCGCCCCCCAGCGGTCGGGTCACTGGGCCCAGCTTGAGTGGCTAGCAAGACTTTGACCATAAGGGCCTTTACGAGGGCAAGCAACCTCTCGGTGCGCTCGTTGCGGGGAACCGAAGGCGTGCCGCGCTATCGTCGTGGGCGAGACACTCGGTACGGACCTGTTTGGAGGTGAAAGCTCATTGGACACTTGCAGCCTCAGGATTTTAGGGCCGCTGAACTTAGCAATACAAAGGGCGACGCGTACTACAGGTTCTTTGAGGGCATGACTTGTGACGTATGGACTCGAGGCTACGAGCGATGAGAGTGGAACAATGGCAATGACGGCGTGAAGACATGGACGCCGTCAGCACGAGATCTTGGCAGGTGTTGGTGCCGCCGACAATACCGGGAAGCGGAACACGTGGTAAAGGATATCTTGTGCCAATTAAAGTATCGCAAAGAAGTGTCGATCCTATTGGACGAACAGGAGCCGTAGGGTCGTCTTTTGCAAATGCCCGGACAACTGAGTATAGAGTGGATCGTTAATTAGACCTCATAGTTTGCGCTGCCTCTAATTCTACCCCCAACATCTGCCTTCTAGCCTTCACGTCACTACCACCAAAGGGAGAGCCGTCAGGCTAATCTTCGTCATCATGGAATACTCTCGGGGATGCCTGGCACACTCGTATTTCATCACTTGATTCATGCCCCAGGATCCTCTCGATGCTGGTGGATTGCACAATAGCTGCGCGTGGGGCACTAGGTGAACCTAGCATCAGCGGTGGCTGCTAAGTGATCTTGTGTGGCTAGGAACGTTGGCTCACCATATGGAGATGGTCGTTATTGCGTCGGTCAAGGGTCACGCTGACGGAGAGGAACGGTCGAATCGACCATCGGCCTCGTTGGCGACCGGTTCAACAGCCGACCCAGGCAAGGTGTATCGCCGATAATCCGACCCAACCATCAGAATGAGCCTGTCGCTTACAACGCTTGCCTACTTTTACGCAGCTGCCATCGCACTCGATCCTCGTGGAGTGCGAGGCTCCGTCCAGCATTGGGTGAGCCAATTCTGGGCTTGCTCGATGAAAGTTTCCAGCACACAAGATCCTTTGCGATTATTGCAGGACAGCTAGGCGGCAATCAATCCTGACCTATCACTATCACAATCACCTGACTTGCGTGACAAAGTCTTGGTCACCTGATCCGTGCGATTTCGGGACCTTCGATGTGACGGTTTGGTTAGGGCTAGGGTGCTCATTGGGTGAAGCCAACGCCGAGACTGGAATACGCGAAAGCTGCTTCAGGTCGCAAGCGGCACAGAGCCGAGACCTATGGAGCTTGACGGAACCCAAGTTGACCGCGCCCGAGGGCAGTCGTACCAATATCTTGTAGCTGTACGTACCTACGATAACGGATATTGATCGATATGGTCTTCGGCAGCTAGAGTCGCTCGACGAAAGGGCACAGGGGAAACGGTGCGTTGGCGCTCGATGCTTGCGAGGTCGATCACCTCAGGCACGCCGCTGTCAGGCAATGCGATGGGTGCGACTTTGCCGCCCGTGACTTCCTTTGCCAGTCTGAGGAACAATCGGGCGCTTATGTCCCATCCATGAAGGCTTGCCCAGCGGCGGCCTTCTTCGCCTAACGACTTTCGTAGGCTTGCATCGTTGATAACGGTAATGATTGATTGTGCCAATGCATCGGTGTCACCATATTCGAATAAGATGCCGGTGATTCCATCGCGTACTGATTCACGAAGGCCACGAACGTTTGATGCGACTACTGGAAGTCCCATAGCGCTGGCTTCCATGCAGACTTGCCCCCATCCTTCGTAGGCCGAGGGATTGACCAGCAACCATGCCTTGGCCAGCAAGTCATCTAGTTTTTCCCGAGGAACGAAACCGTGAAAGTGTACGTACTCGCTCACGTTTTGCTTTTGCGCAAGCTCCTGCAGTTTGGCTAGTTCAGGGCCTTGCCCAACTACATCTAAGGAGATCTCTCCAACTTTGTCGATTACCGAACGTAACGCGGTAATGAGGAGATCGATTGATTTCTGCTTCTTGAGACGGCCAATACAGATAATGGAGGGCTTAGCACTATCAGACCGTGTGGACTCCACAGCATGTGCAGGAAGCTGAACCCCGTTCTTGACGACTGTGATTTGGGATTCCTTGAAGCCAATCGTAAGCAGCTCGTCTCGTGTGTCACTTGACACTGCGACAACCGGATGAGAGCGATAAGTGAATGGCATCAAGGCTCCCTCCACCCAACAGGCTAAGTTTCGGACACCGACCGGCAGATATCGTTTGAAGACTTCCTGATGGACGTGGTGAACTAGCAGGATTACCGGCTTCCGGGTGTATAACGGTGCGAAGAAGGGAATACCATTCTCGCAGTCGATGACGATGTCGTACTTGTTGCGCAATCGGGAGATATAGAACAACGCGGCTCTGACATACAGCGTCCGCTTCCCACCTACCCGATATGTTGTCATTCCACCTGCGAAGTCAAGTTTGCTGCTGTTGGGGTGTCTCTGGGTCAGTAGCGCCACTTCATGACCTGCCTGCACCCAATGTTTCGCGAGTTCGAATATGTAGCTTTCAGCTCCTCCTGCAGATGGGTGGTCGATGTCTCTCCAATTCATAATCAAGAGGCGTAGCCGGTCGTGCTCGCCAGGCTGATCAGCATGCTTCGGGTGATTTGCTGAAAGAAAGGCGATAATCAGTTCATATGAGTATACGAGTCGCAGTATTGAAGCAACGAACCCTGCGCGGACTCGTGCTGCCCATCGGTGGTGCATCTTCGAACCGTCGGACGCCAACGGACGACCTACGGTACGGATATTCGCGATTAGATAGGCAATCAGCAGAGCAAACATCGCTACCAGTGGTTGGATCGTAGCTAGTTTTTCGAAACGTCCTCGACCAGCTTCGAGTGTTAGCACGACACCAACCAAACACACTAGTAGCTTCCCAAATGTTGTGGCTATCGAAGATATGAACGTGGGAGCTGAAGCATTTCGATGCGCAAACCTCTGTGTGCGCTCTATGAGAGAGTGCCAGTCAATGTCTGAGATGTAGTTGGTTTGTAGTTCTGAAGTTTCATGCACCTGTTTGGCAGGATAGGATTCGCATCGCAATGCGGCCTTTGCCTCTGCGAAAGCCGTGGGTAGATCGGTTGCTTCCTTAAATCCGCCGGTACCCAGGAGAGCACACCTGCGAACGAAGAATACGCTTGGTTCCTTAGGTCTGTCTTGCAAGACGGTTGAAGCTGTTTGCCCGGTTCCGTCGCGATGTTGGGACTTGTTTGTGTTTCTTGATTGAAGGGCCCGCAAGGCAAGTCTTCTTGGTTGCCAATAGTTCGAGATAGTGGTTCCGAAAAGGAGTGCTAGCGTGCGATCCTGATCAAAGTGGTCTTCGGCGATTCTTGGCCACGATGGGGATAAGAGTAAAGAACTTATTGTAAACCCCACAAGTTCTCCGTTTGCCCGCTGAGCTGCGACATTCCAGCGATCGGCAAGAGTGGAACCCGGCATGTCAAGCACTTTGAGATTATGAAGATGCCCAATCTCGATGGCCGAAGTGAGAATTACCTCTACGCCTGCGTCAAGCATAAGCTGGCCAGTGCTCGTCAGTTGGGCTAGGTTGACGTTAGGCTCGCCATCCTGGCAGTCAATTACAACAGTCACATCCATTTCGGTTGTCCCTTGCTCTCATCAGTTGATCTAGAAGTGTTGCCGACTAAGGCCGATACCTGTCCGCTAGGAAGCTGAGCTATTTAGCAGCGCGGAATTTCGATCCGTGTCACAAGAGGACATGCGACACAGCAGCCACCAAGTTCTGAGACACGAATGCAGTGCTCGTTCGTGTACGTCTTGCACTCCGGCCCCCTTGATTTCCCAAAACCTAGTCGCCAGGCTGACCAGGCTTACAAAAGATTATAGGCCATATTAATAGCTGTTGCCTGCAACTTCTGACTTGTTTGCTCGGATAATTAGATAAATAAGCGAAGATGTATTTACGCAAAGTAGTCGGGTGACCACTAAAAGTGGTGAAACTGTTATGTCGTATCGTTCGTTCGGGTTTGTGCATCCTACTACTTGACTTGCAATCCGTTAGGTGTTGGAGCGTTCGACTTGGGGGTGGATTCGAATGGGAGCATCGGGAGTGTCCTTGCCTGAGAGGCGTTGCAGCGCAGGGCGGCGTCACAAGCGAGTTCGCAGGGTGTCTTTCTGCTGATTGGGCCATAGATTGGCATGTAGTCGAGCAGTGGAAGCTGCCGGTAGGTCAACTGCCAGAATGTGCGGGCGGGGTTCGCAATAGGAGTTACCGATAGGCAGTTGGGTTGGATGCCATGCGTTGGATTAGGAAGGTGACTAGCTTCGAGACCCGATCTCAGAGCAGATGGGTTTGGTCGGTCGATCATAGGAACTGAGCTTGAGCAATAAATAGTTGCCGCGCCGTGCGCCAATAGGGTGGTTAGCCGCGGCGCGGACTGGAGGCGTTTGTGCATGGACCGGTTGGTCATAGTCGCAGTTGAACGGGATAAGGTTGAATCAGTCCTCACCCAACATCCACCAACGTACCCCGGTCTCGGCGGTTGGTTGTGTGACACGGTTGTGTTGCGTTTGGGTGATATGGGGCTCTGGATCGATTCCGACACAGAGTTACACGCGGTAACGTTTGATGTCTCGGGGTGATCGTCGACGTGGCCGTTGGGCTCGGTAATGCTCACGATTCACTGAGGACTACAGAACGTCCTTTGCGACGACCGATAAGTTCGCATCGAGTTGATAGACGATCGGCTCCCCGTTAGCGATCTCGTAGCCAACGATCTCGTCGTCTGGTATCGACTCCAAGAACTTGACCATCGCGCGCAGCGAGTTGCCATGCGCGCTCACCAACACCGTTTGGTCCATCCCAAGCAGTGGTGCAATGCGCTCCTCCCAATAGGGCATCACCCGAACGAGAACGTCGACGAGAGCCTCGGTGTAGGGGACATCGGTCGCGGTCAGTTCCCGGTACCGAGGGTCGGCCATGAGGTGGTGGTGCTCTTCGTCAGAGGTTCGTGGCGGCGCTACGTCGTAGCTGCGACGCCAGATCTTGACCTGCTCCGCTCCAAACCGATCAGCGGTCTCGGCCTTGTTGAGCCCAGAGAGACCGCCGTAGTGGCGCTCATTGAGCCTCCAGGTCTTCTCGACGGGCACCCATGATCGGTCAAGGACTTTGAGTACCTCGTCCGTAGTGTAGATCGATCGCTTCAAGACAGAGGTGAGGGCGATATCGGGCGCGAGGCCGGCATCTCGCAACAGCTCGCCAGCCTTGTGGGCCTCCTCATAGCCTTGTGGGGTGAGGTCGACATCGACCCACCCGGTGAATCGATTCTCTTGGTTGTAGGTGCTCTGTCCGTGACGAAGAAAGATCAGGGTTGCCATATCCACTAAGCCTAACGAGGCCCAAGCGGATCCTGCAACCTGGGGTCAGATGCTTTATCCCACCCTGGATCCACCGACGTACCCCGGTCTCGGGGCCTGGCTGTGGCCTGAGGCTGTGCTTAGTGCCGCTGCCTTAACTCGTGGCCTTGGATCGGTGGCGTACCGTATACCCCCTTCAAGTGAGTCCAGCGCGCGAAGCTGCTGTGTATCAGCCACTCGATGAAAGAGGTCGTTCCTTTGCCTTACGTTGTTACTCTTTGGGTGACGAGGCGGTCGCCCAAGATTGACAACAATGCTTTTTTGGGATCTTTCAATACAGGGGGAAGTTGCAATGCCATAGTGTTGATCTGGCGATGTAGGGACAGATGATAGTGTCGGTCGGGTGGGCACTCACTAAAGCCCGCACCACCATGGCGCCCCGAGAGATGACCGTTGTCATTACGATGAGCCGACGTTAGGAGATCGTCCCAGGGTAGTGGCTACCCCAGGTGTCGATATCGCGGTCGCACGGTACGCGTCTTCCGATGCAAAACACCTGAACAGCACGCGGGCTATTCCAAGCGACTTGTTGGACGGGGCCGTGGGCCGTGGCGGGGGCTCTATGGCCAAGTCGGACGGCGTTGTTTGACACAGTGCAAGCCGATTCGAAGGCTCTCTGACGTCGGGCAGCCTCTTGATCACAAGGCTTTCTATGGCGAAATGCAATGCTTGACGAGTCAGTGGTTGCGCCTTCTGACGTGGAGGTCGGTGGCTTGCTGTTAGGGAAGTGTTGAATGTGCGGCCCCAATCCAACCTTGATGTCCATAACTCGGCGAGCTGGCGAGCATGTGATCTTGCTGAGTGGCGCTGATCACAACAGGAGATTTCCGATCGAGAGGTAGGCATGAGAGGCGCGGACTCTACCACTGGGTGCCACAGGAGATCGCGAAGTGTGCCGATCGAGTCTGTTCCTATCAACCCGCCATCACCGTTGATCATGATGGCCTGTTGTATTTACTCTATTCATTAATAATTCATTAATAGCGTCGCAATCAGTCGCTACCAGGCCCGATCACCGTCCAGAGCGACCACACGTCCGCCTCAATCGATCGCCAGGTAAACCGCAACTACTCGCCAGTGCCCTCAGACAAGCCGACCGAGTCTGTTGGATCGGCTCTTTAGATCGCTTACATCGTTCGCAGGTACTGTGGTTGACCGTGACCGGGCACCGCCACGCTTGGATGGCAGCGCGCTGGTGGTGCTTGCAATGGTTGGTGTCTTCTCGGGGGAGGACTTTGGTCCCTTCTTCGCTCATGCGGAATAAAACTGATAGGCCAACTGTAGTAAAACTTGATATACTTACACTCAAGTATTGGTAACAGCTAGAAGGAGGCTCGCGTGGCCAAAGCAGTAGGCATCGATCTTGGGACGACGAACTCCGTCGTCTCCGCTCTCGAGGGTGGCGATCCAACCGTCATCCCGAACTCGGAGGGTGGAAGAACCACACCTTCGATTGTCGCGTTCTCAAAGACTGGCGAGGTACTCGTCGGCGAGGTCGCCAAGCGTCAGGCGATCACCAACCCGGATCGGACGATCCGATCCGTGAAGCGTCACATGGGAACGAACTGGACCATCGATATCGATGGGAAGAAGTACACTCCCCAGGAGATCAGCTCGAGGATCCTCTCCAAGCTCAAGAGGGATGCCGAGGCCTACCTCGGTGACACCGTCACCCAAGCGGTTATTACGGTTCCTGCCTACTTCGACGATGCCCAGCGTACCGCCACCAAAGAGGCGGGCCAGATCGCTGGTCTC
The sequence above is a segment of the Ferrimicrobium sp. genome. Coding sequences within it:
- the gpmA gene encoding 2,3-diphosphoglycerate-dependent phosphoglycerate mutase, yielding MATLIFLRHGQSTYNQENRFTGWVDVDLTPQGYEEAHKAGELLRDAGLAPDIALTSVLKRSIYTTDEVLKVLDRSWVPVEKTWRLNERHYGGLSGLNKAETADRFGAEQVKIWRRSYDVAPPRTSDEEHHHLMADPRYRELTATDVPYTEALVDVLVRVMPYWEERIAPLLGMDQTVLVSAHGNSLRAMVKFLESIPDDEIVGYEIANGEPIVYQLDANLSVVAKDVL
- a CDS encoding glycosyltransferase family 4 protein, with the translated sequence MDVTVVIDCQDGEPNVNLAQLTSTGQLMLDAGVEVILTSAIEIGHLHNLKVLDMPGSTLADRWNVAAQRANGELVGFTISSLLLSPSWPRIAEDHFDQDRTLALLFGTTISNYWQPRRLALRALQSRNTNKSQHRDGTGQTASTVLQDRPKEPSVFFVRRCALLGTGGFKEATDLPTAFAEAKAALRCESYPAKQVHETSELQTNYISDIDWHSLIERTQRFAHRNASAPTFISSIATTFGKLLVCLVGVVLTLEAGRGRFEKLATIQPLVAMFALLIAYLIANIRTVGRPLASDGSKMHHRWAARVRAGFVASILRLVYSYELIIAFLSANHPKHADQPGEHDRLRLLIMNWRDIDHPSAGGAESYIFELAKHWVQAGHEVALLTQRHPNSSKLDFAGGMTTYRVGGKRTLYVRAALFYISRLRNKYDIVIDCENGIPFFAPLYTRKPVILLVHHVHQEVFKRYLPVGVRNLACWVEGALMPFTYRSHPVVAVSSDTRDELLTIGFKESQITVVKNGVQLPAHAVESTRSDSAKPSIICIGRLKKQKSIDLLITALRSVIDKVGEISLDVVGQGPELAKLQELAQKQNVSEYVHFHGFVPREKLDDLLAKAWLLVNPSAYEGWGQVCMEASAMGLPVVASNVRGLRESVRDGITGILFEYGDTDALAQSIITVINDASLRKSLGEEGRRWASLHGWDISARLFLRLAKEVTGGKVAPIALPDSGVPEVIDLASIERQRTVSPVPFRRATLAAEDHIDQYPLS
- a CDS encoding glycosyltransferase, which translates into the protein MYNESVRLAETFDQLASYIESWPQSSTLVMVDDGSSDATCEIAEKLIERRGSRNDIRLVSRPHLGKGAAIRYGLGQSNTDIAAFCDVDLATPLTELTRIIEVARATNGLAIGSRAMPESRLGVRESRKRELAGRSFNLLVRTLVCKGVRDTQCGAKAAPTVIWKKLLASSVENGFAWDVEIIAFAQQMSVIVSEIGIEWNHDERSVVNVGKDGIAMAKSVVTIARRVRGA
- a CDS encoding glycosyltransferase — encoded protein: MTAKFLVQLGYHPVVLTTSERAAHIEHEEGFTIEAPGRATHRGLSQEYVRMAHALSEAAEFVIVTNAELWPALELARIDRSLIWDTNECQSLHYSRLPATGSNVLRRYIWTVIEMMMARRSNTIVAISDAEAAEWRSRLGRYERKVRVVDHVPFVLPRDHERARYELDRQVPELVGKRSLLFVGGVSAKQNLGAIRWISSELAGYLTPDVVIVLCGFDTEQFSSPPRAGARIVGLGAVDDVDTVIAGVDLCIAPLTSGAGIKTKVLHYLSHGQRVVGTPLAFEGIGLAPGTYQTALEGFAPLTVELLGDMESSEARRERRKLQEEWVADHLGTARICEQWASILPD